TGCCCCGCCCCACCATCACCGCGTCGCTTTCCCTCCGCATGCGGTGCACCTCTTTCCTCGCCTCCTCGCCGGTTATCCACCGCGATGCGCCGGTCCTCGTGGCCGTCCTCCCGTCAGCGGTGGCCGCCATCTTCACCACCACCAGCGGTCTGCCGCTCAGGACCAGCTTCTCGTAGGCCTCGTTCAGGCGCCGGGACTCCTCTTCCAAGACGCCTGTCCTCACCTCGACCCCGCATTCCTCAAGCCTCTCCACCCCTCCTCCCCGGACGTGGGGATTAGGGTCTCTCGCTGCGACTATCACCCGCCTTATGCCCGCCCCGACGATCGCTTCCGTGCACGGAGGCGTCCTTCCGTGGTGGTTACAGGGCTCCAGGGTGACGTAGAGGTCCGCTCCCCCCGCCGCCGGACCCGCCTCCTCGATGGCCTCCGCCTCGGCATGCGGGTTGGGGGGTCCCTTATGGTAGCCTCTGCCAACCACCACCCCGTCCTTCACCAGCACCGCTCCCACCATGGGGTTGGGATGGGTCATCCCCCTGCCCCTGGCCGCCAGGGACAGCGCCATCCTCATGTACCTCTCTTCCCGGGCCTCCTCGTCCAAAGCGTTACTCCTACGCAAACAAGAGGGCGCCGGGAGAAAACCCGGCGCCCGCGTGAGGCCGCCTGGAGGTCTTCTCCCATCCGGACTTTCACCGTCGGTACCGGGATTCCACCGGTTCTGCCAAAGGCTCGCGGACTTTCACCGCCGGTCGGGGTTTTCACCCTGCCCCGAAGACCTGATGATCTCAGTTCGCATTATAAGGGACGGCGTTTCCCCTTGTCCATGCGGGGCCGTGCGCCTTCGCCGCGACAGGCGCGAATCGCGGTCGCTGGCGAGGGCATCGTACGGGAGGCCGCGACGGTCGCGGAAAGCGGCGGGGCGGCCGGGGTTCAACGCGCCTTTTTCCTCGCGCGCGTCCCGCGGGCACGGGTCACCGGCGCCGCTCGGAAAAATCATCCAGCGCGCGCCTTATGTCCTCCGCCGCCGCGCGGGGATCGGGAGCGGCGTAGATGGAGGACCCCACCACCACGATATCCGTGCCCGCCTCGGCGACGGTCGCCAGGTTCCCGGTCTTCACGCCCCCGTCCACCTCCACCTCCAGGCTCACTCCCTGACGCCGCGCCTCTCTCTTTATCTCCTCCACCTTGACCAGCGCCTCGGGGATGATCTCCTGTCCCCCGAAACCGGGCATGACCGTCATCACCAGAACGTAATCGATCAATTCGAGGTGGTCGAAGATGCGCTCCGCCGGCGTCTGGGGGTTGAGCACGATGCCCGCGCGTTTTCCCAGGTTGTGGAGTAGTCCCAGGATCTCTCCGGGGTGCCTGGTCACCTCGGCATGGAAGGAGATCCAGTCCGCCCCCGCCCGCGCGAAATCCTCCACGAACTCCCCCGGGTGGGCGATCATGAGATGCACGTCCAGCGGCATCTCCGTGAGCTCCCTCACCGCCCTCACCACCAGGGGGCCGAAGCTGATGTTGGGCACGAAGTTGCCGTCCATGACGTCCAGGTGCACGGCATCCGCCAGACCTTCGATATAGGATATGGCGCGGCGGAGATCCCTGAAATCCGCGTTCAGGATGGAGGGCGCGAGCTTAATCCTCCCCACGTCCCTCACCTCCCAACGCGAAACGGCGCAGCGCCACATAGGTGGGACCGGACGGCGACAGGATGCTGCGGTAAAGGGTCAGTTTCTCCACCTCGAAGGCCAGCCCGCCTGCCTCCTTCATCCTCGCCGCCAGCTCCTCCAGGAACGCGCCGCAGTCCGCCGGGGTCTTGAGCCTGGCCACCGTGAGGTGACCCCGGTAGCCTCTGCCCTCCCGTCTCACCCCCGCTCTCTCCAGCCTCGCGTCCAGTCTCCTGGCGACTACGGCAGCCTCCTCCTCTCCCCGCTCCATGCCCACCCACAGCACCCGCGCCTTTCCCGGGGAGGGAAAGGCCCCGCACCGCCCGAGGCAAGCCACGAAGGGGGCGCACCTGCCCGCGGCGGCCTCTATCTCGTTCGACAGGCGCTCCAGCCCGTCCTCCCCGTATTCCCCGATGAATTTCACCGTCAGGTGAAGGTTGTCGGGCTTCACCCACCTCGCGCCCGGGACCTTCTCCTTCAGGGGCTCCAGCGCGCAGGCGATGGAATCCCTGTGCTCGCGCGGGATGTCCGCCGCCACGAAAAGCCGCAGCCTCTCAGCGCACATGCCCCACGTCCCCGTCACGCACGTACAAGAGGACCACGGTGAGGGCCACGGTCACCGCGAAGCGCCTCACCCTCTCGCGGTCTCCCGGCAGCCGGTATTTCCAGGTGAACTCCCTCTCCCCGTCGCAAAGCCCGAAGGCCACCGTGCCCGGCGGCTCGCTCTCCACCCCCTGCCCCGGTCCCGCCACCCCGCTCACGGCGACCCCCAGGTCGGTTCCCAGGCGCTCCCTGGCCCCGCGGGCCATGGCCGCAACCACCTCTTCGTTCACCGCGCCCCGGGAGCGCAGAAGATCGGGATCCACCCCCAGCAGCTCTTCCTTGGCCCGGTAATCGTAGGCGATGATGCCTCCCCTAAAATAGTCCGAACTGCCGGGTACCGAGGTGATCCTCTCCCCCAGCATGCCCCCGGTCAGGGACTCCGCCACCGCGAGGGTGAGCCCGCGCGCGCGCAACTCCCTGCCCAGGTTGCCCTCCAGGGTCTCCTCGCCCTGGGCCAGCACCCAGCCTCCCAGCCTCTCCCGGACGCGTCTCTCCGCCTCCGCCAGGAGGGAGAGGTCTTCCCGCGAGGTGAGCTTCACCTCTATCCTGCCGTCCGCCACGCGGAATGATGCCCCCACGCCCTCGATGCCGGAGAGGGCTTCCTTCACCTCTTCCCCCAGTTCGGACTCGGGCCGGGCGGCCACCAGCAATGACACGCTTCCCCCCCTCTCTCCCGGGGCGCGGGCGGAGACGCGCCCCACGAGCTCGTTCTCCACCATGTCCCGCATCTCGTGCGGCACGCCGGGCAGGAGCACCACCACTTTTCCCGCGTGTTCTATCCACTGCCCCGGCGCGGTGCCCAGCCTGGCTTCCAGGACCTCCGCTCCCTCCACCAGGTCGGCCTGTTTCAGGTTGCTGGGCGACATCTCCCTCCCCATGGCGCGGAAGAACCCCCTTAACCTCTCCTCGATGGAAGGGTCCCGTCGCAGGGCCAGCCCGAGGGCCTCGGCCACCGCTTCCCTGGTGAGGTCGTCGTCCGTGGGCCCCAGCCCGCCCGTCACCACCAGGAGGTCCGAGACGGCCAGCGCGTTCTCCAGGGCACTCTTGATGCTGCGCGCGTCGTCTCCCACCACCGCGCGCAGCACCACCTCCACGCCCAGGGAACGCAGCTTCTCGCCGATGAAGGTGGAGTTGTTTTCCTCGACCCTGCCGTCCAGGAGCTCGTCTCCCACCGCCAGGAGCGAACACGTCTTAATCTCGCGCATCTCCCGGTTCCGCCAGGTACCTGCTCGCCTTGCGCATATAATCGAGACCCGAGTACAGGGTGAGCGCCACCGCCAGCGCCACCGCCGCCTTCTCCAGCGTGGCGTACGGCTCCTCCTCCCTTTCCATGATCACCATGAGCAGCGCCAGGAGCTGAGAGTTGGTCTTCAGCTTTCCCCAGATGCTCGCCGGCACCGACGATCCCCTGCTCCCCGCATAGACGCGGAAGAGGGTCATCAGGGCCTCCCTGCCGATGATCAGGCCGGGGATCCATGCCGCCAGCCTCCCGCGCACCGCCAGCATCACGAAGGCGGTGGACAGGCAGACCTTGTCCGCCAGGGGATCGAGGAACTGGCCGAGCCTCGTCTCCTTGCCCTGCTTCCGGGCCAGGTGGCCGTCGAGGTAGTCGGTGGCCGCCGCCGCCAGTACCGCCGCCGCCGCCATGGCGTTCCTCCTGCGGTCGTCGTCTCTCAGGTAGACGGCGATCACCGGGGCGAGCAGCATGCGCGACACGCTGAGAGCGTTGGGGAGGTTCAAGTTGCTCGCCCGCCGCGGGACGTTCTCATCCCTTTTCTCCTGCGACCACGCCATGCAGGTCTATCCCTTCCGTGGAGACTATCCTCACCTTCCGGCAGGTCCCGGGCTGCACTCCCGGCGCATCGCGGATGAAGATGACCCCGTCGACCTCCGGCGCCTCCCTCCAGGACCTTCCCTCCCAGAAACCGGGAGCCTCGGGGCTC
This window of the Actinomycetota bacterium genome carries:
- a CDS encoding CinA family nicotinamide mononucleotide deamidase-related protein, with the translated sequence MREIKTCSLLAVGDELLDGRVEENNSTFIGEKLRSLGVEVVLRAVVGDDARSIKSALENALAVSDLLVVTGGLGPTDDDLTREAVAEALGLALRRDPSIEERLRGFFRAMGREMSPSNLKQADLVEGAEVLEARLGTAPGQWIEHAGKVVVLLPGVPHEMRDMVENELVGRVSARAPGERGGSVSLLVAARPESELGEEVKEALSGIEGVGASFRVADGRIEVKLTSREDLSLLAEAERRVRERLGGWVLAQGEETLEGNLGRELRARGLTLAVAESLTGGMLGERITSVPGSSDYFRGGIIAYDYRAKEELLGVDPDLLRSRGAVNEEVVAAMARGARERLGTDLGVAVSGVAGPGQGVESEPPGTVAFGLCDGEREFTWKYRLPGDRERVRRFAVTVALTVVLLYVRDGDVGHVR
- the thpR gene encoding RNA 2',3'-cyclic phosphodiesterase, which encodes MCAERLRLFVAADIPREHRDSIACALEPLKEKVPGARWVKPDNLHLTVKFIGEYGEDGLERLSNEIEAAAGRCAPFVACLGRCGAFPSPGKARVLWVGMERGEEEAAVVARRLDARLERAGVRREGRGYRGHLTVARLKTPADCGAFLEELAARMKEAGGLAFEVEKLTLYRSILSPSGPTYVALRRFALGGEGRGED
- the ribD gene encoding bifunctional diaminohydroxyphosphoribosylaminopyrimidine deaminase/5-amino-6-(5-phosphoribosylamino)uracil reductase RibD → MRMALSLAARGRGMTHPNPMVGAVLVKDGVVVGRGYHKGPPNPHAEAEAIEEAGPAAGGADLYVTLEPCNHHGRTPPCTEAIVGAGIRRVIVAARDPNPHVRGGGVERLEECGVEVRTGVLEEESRRLNEAYEKLVLSGRPLVVVKMAATADGRTATRTGASRWITGEEARKEVHRMRRESDAVMVGRGTVEADDPELTVRMVPLGRARPPLRVVVDSHLFIPESSRLARGEGPRVLVAATREHDPEKRELLRARGVEVLEIAEKGGRVDLAELVRALGAMGVARLLVEGGPTLVGALLQEGLADRLALFLAPRVFGDGEARAWAEGRTVLDPREGIPLRWERVRRLGGDLLLEAEIGGR
- the pgsA gene encoding CDP-diacylglycerol--glycerol-3-phosphate 3-phosphatidyltransferase yields the protein MAWSQEKRDENVPRRASNLNLPNALSVSRMLLAPVIAVYLRDDDRRRNAMAAAAVLAAAATDYLDGHLARKQGKETRLGQFLDPLADKVCLSTAFVMLAVRGRLAAWIPGLIIGREALMTLFRVYAGSRGSSVPASIWGKLKTNSQLLALLMVIMEREEEPYATLEKAAVALAVALTLYSGLDYMRKASRYLAEPGDARD
- the rpe gene encoding ribulose-phosphate 3-epimerase; protein product: MWRCAVSRWEVRDVGRIKLAPSILNADFRDLRRAISYIEGLADAVHLDVMDGNFVPNISFGPLVVRAVRELTEMPLDVHLMIAHPGEFVEDFARAGADWISFHAEVTRHPGEILGLLHNLGKRAGIVLNPQTPAERIFDHLELIDYVLVMTVMPGFGGQEIIPEALVKVEEIKREARRQGVSLEVEVDGGVKTGNLATVAEAGTDIVVVGSSIYAAPDPRAAAEDIRRALDDFSERRR